The following proteins are co-located in the Desulfatitalea tepidiphila genome:
- a CDS encoding DUF721 domain-containing protein: MSSYRRNRNQFVPIGSVIDKLMQHHRPVKDRELLRVWEVWDRAVGTAIAANARPAAFKGDTLLVHVSSSTWLHHLRFLEQDLIAKLNAELEQPYIRSVKIKVGNI, encoded by the coding sequence ATGAGTTCTTATCGCCGCAACCGCAATCAATTTGTTCCCATCGGCAGCGTCATCGATAAGCTGATGCAGCACCATCGGCCGGTGAAAGATCGAGAACTGCTGCGAGTCTGGGAAGTCTGGGATCGTGCCGTCGGCACAGCCATCGCAGCCAACGCACGGCCAGCGGCCTTCAAGGGTGATACGTTATTGGTACATGTGAGTTCATCCACCTGGTTGCACCATCTGCGCTTTTTGGAACAGGACCTGATCGCCAAATTGAATGCTGAGTTGGAGCAGCCTTATATCCGGTCGGTTAAGATCAAGGTCGGGAACATTTAA
- a CDS encoding tRNA1(Val) (adenine(37)-N6)-methyltransferase, whose translation MTEVTKDAFFDGQLQVTQSLAGYRFSIDAVLLAAVIRPKPGESVLDMGTGCGIIPLILATRYPGVQITGVEVQAELARLAQLNVAENRCDDQIKIRHVDMKLLPDPETPGPYDWIVTNPPYRRPQTGRLNPNEQRALARFELKVDLAQWMRTAARLLKAGGRLATIFSAARTVDLLCHMRQAAIEPKWIQAVQSYCGDPAKLVLVKGVQGGRPGLDVASPLVVYERDGRYTESVQEMMRP comes from the coding sequence ATGACCGAGGTTACCAAAGACGCCTTTTTTGATGGACAATTGCAGGTTACCCAATCGCTTGCCGGATACAGATTTTCCATTGATGCGGTTTTGCTGGCCGCCGTCATTCGACCCAAGCCAGGCGAATCTGTTCTGGATATGGGAACCGGTTGCGGCATAATACCGTTGATACTGGCGACCCGTTATCCAGGCGTTCAGATCACAGGCGTGGAAGTGCAGGCGGAACTGGCCAGGTTGGCACAACTCAATGTTGCCGAAAATCGATGCGACGATCAGATCAAAATTCGGCACGTCGATATGAAATTGCTTCCTGATCCTGAAACACCCGGGCCCTATGATTGGATCGTCACCAACCCGCCCTATCGTAGGCCCCAGACCGGTCGTTTGAATCCTAATGAACAAAGGGCATTGGCCCGGTTCGAGCTGAAGGTGGATCTGGCCCAATGGATGCGAACCGCCGCGAGGCTCCTCAAAGCGGGAGGGCGTTTGGCCACGATCTTTTCTGCGGCGCGAACCGTCGATCTACTTTGTCACATGCGACAGGCCGCCATTGAACCCAAATGGATTCAAGCGGTTCAATCTTATTGCGGGGATCCGGCCAAACTTGTGCTCGTCAAAGGCGTCCAGGGGGGCAGGCCCGGTTTGGACGTAGCATCGCCTCTCGTTGTCTACGAAAGGGATGGTCGTTATACCGAATCGGTGCAGGAGATGATGCGTCCTTGA